One region of Leishmania panamensis strain MHOM/PA/94/PSC-1 chromosome 28 sequence genomic DNA includes:
- a CDS encoding prenyltransferase, putative (TriTrypDB/GeneDB-style sysID: LpmP.28.1410) — protein MFRQTPLYPKVTRSWTKSSISAATAHFPDAVLADPAASRSGTISAKEERSWRLDDNTVKVEKLPKHFQFVVRKLQLYGNLVRFDRPVGWQLLLIPCYWGSSLAVTRALVWEGADPVVLCAPFIPFHLAVQFLVGAYLMRSVGCIVNDMWDRKFDRMVERTAQRPLACGAVSMTEASAILLSHLIAASVIALNLSPAALLASVAVTPLWILYPLMKRITHAPQLFLGLCFNWGIFVGYAAVLGRVDMAVCVPIYCAAVIWTILYDTIYAYQDRRDDLKCGIKSTAIWIGDRKYILSAMVAPIGGGMLISGFLASQSLPYYIGIILCMYRLHSIVDDVNIYDSWSCAQGFTRNVRLGMYVFLAMCLGNLCWAFASEHEAELDRNTDSAPKSSILSRFLFLDQETREASYTKGSFTWADRFMHPAFVQAESAKAAGATEAPPIPAWMRREYFSQNLSAILLFCGVSEETVTAWSTSSYTFMDHYNMFSKVTL, from the coding sequence ATGTTTCGACAGACGCCATTGTACCCCAAGGTGACCCGCTCGTGGACCAAGTCTTCGatcagcgctgccacggcaCACTTTCCTGACGCCGTCCTTGCTGACCCAGCCGCGTCCCGCTCGGGGACGATCTCAGCAAAGGAAgagcgcagctggaggctTGACGACAACACCGTCAAAGTGGAGAAGCTCCCAAAGCACTTCCAGTTTGTCGTGCGTAAGCTGCAGCTTTACGGTAACCTTGTTCGCTTTGACCGACCGGTTGGCTGGCAGCTCCTTCTCATCCCTTGCTACTGGGGCTCCTCTCTGGCCGTAACACGCGCGCTTGTGTGGGAAGGCGCAGACCCAGTGGTGCTCTGTGCCCCATTCATTCCGTTTCACCTGGCCGTTCAGTTCTTGGTCGGCGCCTACCTCATGCGTAGTGTAGGGTGCATTGTGAATGACATGTGGGACCGCAAGTTTGATCGCATGGTCGAGCGCACCGCGCAGCGCCCGCTAGCCTGTGGCGCTGTATCCATGACAGAGGCCTCGGCAATCCTCCTTTCGCACCTCATTGCGGCCAGCGTGATTGCGCTCAACCTCTCGCCGGCAGCCCTGCTGGCCTCTGTGGCCGTCACGCCCTTATGGATCCTGTACCCCTTAATGAAACGCATCACCCACGCCCCGCAGTTGTTCTTAGGCCTCTGTTTTAACTGGGGCATCTTTGTCGGCTATGCGGCAGTGCTGGGGCGAGTCGACATggccgtgtgtgtgcccatcTATTGCGCCGCAGTGATTTGGACCATCTTGTACGATACCATCTACGCCTACCAGGACCGCCGTGACGACCTCAAGTGCGGTATCAAGAGCACTGCCATCTGGATCGGGGATCGCAAGTACATTCTGAGTGCCATGGTGGCGCCCATCGGAGGGGGCATGCTCATCAGTGGCTTTCTGGCGTCGCAGTCCCTGCCGTACTACATTGGAATCATTTTGTGCATGTATCGCCTGCATTCGATTGTAGACGACGTCAACATATACGACAGCTGGTCCTGCGCGCAGGGCTTCACGCGCAACGTGCGGCTCGGCATGTACGTCTTTCTGGCGATGTGCCTGGGCAACCTCTGCTGGGCTTTCGCCTCTGAACAtgaggcggagctggacAGAAACACCGACAGCGCCCCGAAGAGCTCGATACTGTCGCGCTTTCTGTTCCTCGACCAGGAGACGCGCGAGGCGAGCTACACAAAGGGCAGCTTCACATGGGCGGACCGCTTTATGCATCCGGCCTTTGTGCAGGCTGAGAGCGCCAAAGCTGCCGGCGCCACTGAGGCACCGCCAATCCCAGCGTGGATGCGGCGCGAATACTTTTCGCAGAACCTTTCAgccatcctcctcttctgcggCGTGAGCGAGGAGACCGTGACGGCGTGGTCGACGTCGTCGTACACGTTCATGGACCACTACAACATGTTCTCCAAAGTCACTCTGTag
- a CDS encoding hypothetical protein (TriTrypDB/GeneDB-style sysID: LpmP.28.1420) has product MTEHRQLFSERAGLLPAPTTSPKRHASSIKSASDFPSVSVRVTSASSAATSPPYIDDRAWLFHTALLPPIRKSAFGRDGSGQQHPSSATQEKPARLIVRDDVPPVEPPKLEPQAGSSVEAEPPPVLCMEPNRLFFSDAPSPSGVGESLADRYSLRTLYTSRCSSLGMRCPLDCLLRQLPSEAGQGAADELRMLVLRDTYVPAKACQALTVLLPYCTGLEYIDLSNAGLRSKSGFMTGVNALLDALIFGVENHGVGAALHTIDVSFNKLSDRTGWRLVRLVQRQPHLRVVNTDGTEISDRVKTRIDEELHSSLKASVPPMLLGEADE; this is encoded by the coding sequence ATGACAGAGCACCGGCAGCTGTTCTCTGAGCGGGCGGGGTTGCTACCAGCACCCACAACATCACCCAAGAGGCACGCTTCGTCCATCAAGTCCGCGTCAGATTTCCCTTCCGTTAGCGTTCGCGTTACCTCGGCGTCATCTGCGGCCACGTCGCCCCCATACATTGACGACAGAGCCTGGCTCTTTCACACCGCGCTCCTGCCACCCATACGAAAGTCAGCCTTTGGTCGCGACGGCAGCggacagcagcacccctcCAGTGCGACACAAGAAAAACCTGCGCGACTAATCGTACGCGATGATGTGCCACCTGTGGAGCCCCCAAAATTGGAGCCGCAGGCTGGCAGCAGTGTTGAGGCCGAGCCCCCGCCGGTACTCTGCATGGAGCCAAATCGACTTTTCTTCAGCGATGCCCCGTCTCCCTCCGGTGTCGGTGAGTCACTGGCGGACCGCTACAGCCTACGCACCCTCTATACGTCCCGCTGTTCCAGCCTCGGTATGCGGTGTCCACTCGACTGTCTTCTGCGCCAGCTTCCCAGTGAGGCTGGCCAAGGTGCAGCAGATGAGCTACGCATGCTCGTCCTGCGAGACACGTACGTCCCGGCCAAGGCGTGCCAGGCGCTCACGGTGCTGTTGCCCTACTGCACCGGGCTCGAGTATATTGACCTGTCCAACGCAGGGCTGAGGAGCAAGTCTGGCTTCATGACGGGTGTGAATGCGCTACTGGACGCGCTCATCTTCGGCGTGGAAAACCACGGCGTTGGTGCGGCCCTACACACAATAGATGTGTCGTTCAACAAGCTCAGCGACCGCACCGGCTGGCGTCTCGTGCGCCTCGTCCAGCGACAGCCTCACCTGCGTGTGGTGAACACTGACGGCACTGAAATAAGTGACAGGGTGAAGACGCGCATCGACGAAgagctgcacagcagctTGAAGGCATCCGTACCGCCGATGCTGCTCGGTGAGGCAGATGAGTAG
- a CDS encoding hypothetical protein (TriTrypDB/GeneDB-style sysID: LpmP.28.1430): protein MQRFFRERRQQLHPVPTTTGARTPIYIITSNGAVVHNAETGELVLEHALDPVVVREIYHLLPASEMRINTGIIQGDHWFYRRDWEEMLEFHKESGYRYQVLEFIPDSVDKSGIDTDTLVGSPSALSGCLKHVHKVFFSSWDLSLLEKLEQTLQQRYGSDLTVTFSASYNLDITAKDVTKAWALERLYEQMAPLPHETRSTATPEQRLKATVAFGDNLNDATMLSSAGRSFIMGNCNPKLRQRCPNLEVIQTNAEDAVARKLREIFHLE, encoded by the coding sequence ATGCAGCGTTTTTTTCGGGagcgtcgccagcagctgcacccggTACCGACCACAACGGGGGCACGCACCCCCATCTACATCATCACTTCTAACGGTGCGGTCGTACACAACGCTGAGACGGGCGAGCTAGTGCTCGAGCACGCCCTCGACCCGGTCGTCGTCCGTGAGATTTATCACCTGCTTCCAGCCAGCGAGATGCGCATCAACACCGGCATCATCCAAGGAGACCACTGGTTCTACCGCAGGGACTGGGAAGAGATGCTGGAGTTCCACAAGGAATCGGGATATCGGTACCAGGTGCTAGAGTTCATCCCCGACAGTGTCGATAAGAGCGGCATCGACACGGACACACTGGTCGGCTCCCCTTCAGCCCTCAGCGGGTGCCTCAAGCATGTCCACAAAGTCTTCTTCTCGAGCTGGGATCTCTCCCTACTGGAGAAGCTCGAGCAgacgcttcagcagcgctacGGCAGCGATTTGACAGTGACCTTCTCAGCCTCCTACAACCTCGATATTACCGCCAAAGATGTGACCAAGGCATGGGCTCTGGAGCGTCTCTACGAGCAGATGGCGCCCTTACCACATGAGACGAGGTCGACAGCGACGCCAGAGCAGCGCCTTAAGGCCACAGTTGCGTTCGGTGATAACCTCAATGATGCCACGATGTTGAGTAGCGCGGGTCGCAGCTTCATCATGGGCAACTGCAACCCGAAGCTTCGGCAGCGATGCCCCAACCTGGAGGTAATTCAGACAAATGCCGAGGACGCCGTCGCCCGCAAACTGCGCGAGATATTCCACTTGGAATAG
- a CDS encoding haloacid dehalogenase-like hydrolase-like protein (TriTrypDB/GeneDB-style sysID: LpmP.28.1440), whose amino-acid sequence MPPPFRYVITDMDGTLLSPDHVVSDYTRDTLKTLVHQYGVIPILATGRIYADVSIVGDKLKKYIWGDDTAVPGAQASASPSRAPELYLVTSNGAVVHNGVTREVVFQTSIDPVLAEKLLQILPSDETVVNTNAYQNDDWVCRINWPEMLTLYKESGFRFIHVPNPLPSSMYSSASVVASSAATARGIAIGNYTGISKIFFITDDAARLQALTDEVRVIAKAHGGAPVSLTFSMSDCLDIMASGVTKGEALKKLFGIILPPKDGVDVVADALAHSIAFGDGLNDAEMLAAAGKGCVMGNANPKLIAQHPELEVILPNAEDGVAKKLRSVFNLPL is encoded by the coding sequence ATGCCACCTCCGTTTCGCTATGTCATCACCGATATGGACGGCACATTGCTGTCGCCGGACCATGTGGTGAGCGACTACACCCGTGACACGCTCAAGACGCTCGTGCATCAATACGGCGTAATACCCATTTTGGCGACGGGTCGTATCTATGCTGATGTGAGCATCGTCGGTGATAAACTCAAGAAGTACATTTGGGGTGATGACACGGCAGTACCCGGCGCCCAGGCGTCTGCTAGCCCATCGAGAGCTCCAGAGCTCTACCTGGTAACCTCCaacggcgctgtggtgcacaACGGTGTAACACGCGAAGTCGTCTTTCAGACCTCCATCGATCCTGTACTggcggagaagctgctcCAGATTCTGCCGAGCGACGAGACAGTTGTGAACACAAATGCCTACCAGAATGATGACTGGGTGTGCCGCATCAACTGGCCGGAAATGCTGACTCTTTACAAGGAGAGTGGATTTCGCTTCATTCATGTACCCAATCCGCTCCCGTCGTCGATGTACTCATCAGCCTCGGTTGTGGCATCGTCCGCTGCGACAGCGCGCGGTATTGCGATTGGCAACTACACAGGTATTTCCAAGATCTTCTTCATTACCGACGACGCCGCTCGTCTGCAGGCACTTACAGACGAGGTGCGCGTCATCGCCAAAGCCCACGGTGGTGCACCGGTGTCGCTAACCTTCTCGATGTCGGACTGCCTGGACATCATGGCGAGTGGCGTGACGAAAGGCgaggcgctgaagaagctcTTTGGCATCATCCTGCCGCCGAAGGATGGAGTTGATGTTGTCGCCGACGCCCTCGCGCACTCTATTGCGTTTGGCGACGGACTCAACGATGCAGAAATGCTCGCAGCCGCCGGTAAGGGGTGTGTCATGGGAAATGCAAACCCAAAGCTCATTGCGCAGCACCCGGAGCTGGAGGTGATTCTTCCAAACGCCGAAGATGGCGTCGCAAAGAAGCTACGAAGCGTGTTTAATCTTCCGCTCTAA
- a CDS encoding haloacid dehalogenase-like hydrolase-like protein (TriTrypDB/GeneDB-style sysID: LpmP.28.1450): MAPAKIKAVFVDLDGTLFDSHHFISLRTATVIQALKERGVAFIVATGRPFPDVFGNLAKANLSPDFIITSNGARIHDARQNTLFAGDINTESVCRLFQLSPHLTDEGVVDPAVQARHILFNVNCGDRWFTNECVAEVRAAFHTSFIYEQVDPMTQTTETLKGTHSMWIRGAHADLVCVKKYVDRELSHEVTCTFALPHILDCFAKGINKGVAMRTVCTHIGIALSETIAFGDGMNDIQMLVEAGQGFVMGNAAEMVKQAAPELPVIPSNNEEGVAWQLEELLVADAFVECSRNNEAAVSQSV, encoded by the coding sequence ATGGCACCGGCTAAGATTAAGGCTGTGTTCGTGGACCTGGATGGCACTCTGTTCGACTCGCACCACTTCATTAGCctccgcaccgccactgtgATTCAGGCACTCAAGGAGCGAGGGGTCGCCTTCATTGTTGCCACAGGACGTCCATTTCCTGACGTGTTTGGCAACCTCGCCAAGGCGAATTTGAGTCCGGATTTCATCATTACCAGCAATGGGGCTCGCATCCACGACGCCCGGCAGAACACCCTCTTTGCGGGGGACATCAACACTGAGAGCGTCTGCCGACTCTTTCAGCTGTCGCCGCACCTCACGGATGAGGGAGTGGTCGATCCAGCAGTGCAGGCGCGACACATCTTGTTTAACGTCAACTGTGGGGATCGATGGTTCACCAACGAGTGTGTTGCAGAAGTCCGTGCAGCCTTTCACACCTCATTCATCTACGAGCAGGTTGACCCAATGACACAGACCACCGAGACACTCAAGGGCACGCACAGCATGTGGATCCGCGGCGCGCATGCGGATCTAGTGTGCGTGAAGAAGTACGTGGACCGCGAACTTTCCCACGAGGTCACCTGCACCTTTGCATTACCTCATATCCTCGACTGCTTTGCCAAGGGTATCAACAAGGGCGTCGCGATGCGCACGGTGTGCACACACATTGGCATCGCTCTCAGCGAGACCATCGCGTTCGGCGATGGCATGAATGATATTCAAATGCTGGTGGAGGCAGGGCAAGGTTTTGTTATGGGGAATGCGGCAGAGATGGTGAAGCAAGCCGCACCGGAGCTCCCCGTTATTCCGTCAAACAACGAGGAAGGCGTTGCGTGGCAactcgaggagctgctggtggCAGACGCCTTCGTCGAGTGTTCGCGGAATAACGAGGCAGCGGTGTCTCAATCGGTTTGA